Proteins encoded by one window of Thermoanaerobaculia bacterium:
- a CDS encoding SDR family NAD(P)-dependent oxidoreductase, which yields MELDGRVVLITGASSGIGEATARLLAPLGVRLALGARRRHRVEKLAAELRDAHGTDSLSVGMDVRRVTDCEDFVRASLDRFGRLDVLVNNAGLARGRQPVAEGIESEWDEMIDTNVKGLLHMSRLVLPHMIERNRGHVVNIGSVAGLGVYEGGSVYCATKWSVKAITQAMRLELNGRNVRVTEVCPGLVETEFSIVRFHGEEQPREARAMSDQVYRGFEPLSAADIADCIVWALTRPPHVDIDEIVVRPIAQAGMGKVARKG from the coding sequence ATGGAGCTCGACGGCAGGGTCGTCCTCATCACGGGAGCTTCCTCCGGAATCGGCGAGGCGACCGCCCGGCTCCTGGCGCCGCTCGGGGTCCGGCTCGCGCTCGGCGCGCGCCGCCGGCATCGCGTGGAGAAGCTCGCCGCCGAGCTCCGCGACGCGCACGGAACCGATTCGCTGTCGGTGGGAATGGACGTGCGGCGCGTGACGGACTGCGAGGACTTCGTCCGGGCGTCTCTCGACCGATTCGGGCGCCTCGACGTTCTCGTCAACAACGCGGGACTCGCGCGGGGGCGACAGCCGGTCGCCGAAGGGATCGAGAGCGAGTGGGACGAGATGATCGACACGAACGTGAAGGGGCTCCTTCACATGTCCCGGCTCGTCCTCCCGCACATGATCGAACGCAACCGGGGACACGTCGTCAACATCGGCTCGGTCGCGGGACTCGGCGTGTACGAAGGCGGGTCGGTCTACTGCGCGACGAAATGGTCGGTCAAGGCGATCACGCAGGCCATGCGCCTCGAGCTCAACGGCAGGAACGTCCGGGTCACGGAAGTGTGCCCCGGCCTCGTCGAGACGGAATTCTCGATCGTGCGTTTCCACGGCGAGGAACAGCCGCGGGAAGCCCGGGCGATGTCCGACCAGGTCTACCGCGGGTTCGAGCCGCTGTCCGCCGCCGACATCGCGGACTGCATCGTCTGGGCGCTCACGCGGCCGCCGCACGTCGACATCGACGAAATCGTCGTGCGCCCGATCGCACAGGCCGGAATGGGAAAGGTCGCGAGGAAGGGATGA